In one Gossypium hirsutum isolate 1008001.06 chromosome D09, Gossypium_hirsutum_v2.1, whole genome shotgun sequence genomic region, the following are encoded:
- the LOC107892609 gene encoding protein trichome birefringence-like 38, producing the protein MGFSFKTLLSLFPLVWVMLMQETSGSRHYYNVSNNIKGRKQAKNGCNLFQGKWVLDLSSYPFYNSSQCSFIDSEFDCLKYGRPDKQFLQYSWKPDSCNLPRFDGVNFLGKWKGKKIMFVGDSLSLNMWESLACMVQASVPNSKTTYVRKDPLSFVIFEDYGVTLYMYRTPYLVDRETVGAVLNLGSINGGNAWKGMDLLIFNTWHWWTHKGQSQAWDYIRDGSELYDDMDRLVAFNNGLTTWANWVDNNVDPNITKVFFQGISPTHYEGREWNQPNKNCSGELEPLSGPTYPAGAPPAMAVVNKVLGTMKKPVYLLDITTLSQLRKDAHPSTYGGLSGNDCSHWCLPGLPDTWNHLLYAALFM; encoded by the exons ATGGGTTTCAGTTTCAAAACCCTGTTGAGTTTGTTCCCTTTAGTTTGGGTTATGCTAATGCAAGAAACAAGTGGAAGCCGACATTATTACAATGTGAGTAATAATATCAAAGGTAGAAAACAAGCCAAGAATGGATGTAATCTGTTTCAAGGAAAATGGGTTTTGGATCTTTCTTCATATCCTTTCTATAATTCTTCACAATGTTCCTTCATAGATTCTGAATTTGATTGCCTTAAATATGGTAGACCAGATAAACAGTTCCTTCAATATTCATGGAAACCTGACTCTTGCAACTTGCCAAG ATTTGATGGGGTGAATTTTCTGGGAAAATGGAAGGGAAAGAAAATAATGTTTGTGGGTGACTCACTGAGTTTGAACATGTGGGAATCACTGGCATGTATGGTTCAAGCATCAGTGCCTAATTCTAAGACCACATATGTGAGGAAAGACCCTTTGTCTTTCGTTATCTTTGAG GATTATGGAGTGACTCTCTATATGTATAGAACACCATACTTAGTAGATAGAGAAACCGTTGGTGCAGTGCTTAATCTAGGCTCCATCAATGGAGGCAATGCATGGAAAGGGATGGACCTCCTGATTTTCAACACGTGGCATTGGTGGACCCACAAAGGGCAATCTCAAGC ATGGGATTATATTAGAGATGGGtctgaattatatgatgataTGGACCGTTTGGTGGCGTTCAACAACGGGCTTACAACTTGGGCTAATTGGGTAGACAACAATGTGGATCCTAACATCACCAAAGTCTTCTTCCAAGGCATTTCTCCCACCCATTACGA GGGCAGGGAATGGAACCAACCAAACAAGAACTGTAGCGGAGAACTGGAGCCACTTTCCGGTCCAACATACCCGGCGGGGGCTCCACCGGCGATGGCTGTCGTGAACAAAGTTTTGGGGACGATGAAGAAGCCGGTGTATTTGCTGGATATTACGACACTATCGCAACTGAGAAAAGATGCTCATCCTTCCACTTATGGCGGTCTTTCGGGCAATGATTGTAGCCATTGGTGTCTTCCTGGTTTGCCTGATACATGGAACCACCTTCTATATGCTGCTCTATTCATGTga
- the LOC107892398 gene encoding protein arginine N-methyltransferase 1.1, translated as MRLYSIVWFDIPNTTQTSTNSSNNFEGANIRFRDADDKEIASNSSNLDDSIVAVDKASEYVSMGEPDISFFGCDGEDDKTSADYYFDSYSHFGIHEEMLKDVVRTKTYQNVIYRNKFLFQNKVVLDVGAGTGILSLFCAKAGAAHVYAVECSHMADMAKQIVETNGLPDGEDFNSIIMSSSLEQFTSLLFRVVNGLGLLNLFLLLLIKAKLLLGSYKLHSLQSKFLFLHPCQVDDGVVLPDEASLYLTAIEDAEYKDDKIEFWNNVYGFDMSCIKKQAMMEPLVDTVDQKQIVTNCHLLKTMDISKMVLGDASFTAPFKLIAERDDYIHAFVAYFDVLFTKCHKLMGFSTGPRSRATHWKQTVLYLEDVLTICEGETIIGSMTVAPNKKNPRDVDIMVKYSLSGRRCVVSRVQFYKMR; from the exons atgCGGCTGTATTCTATcgtttggtttgat ATCCCCAACACAACTCAAACCTCGACCAACTCTTCGAACAATTTCGAAGGAGCTAACATTCGCTTCCGAGACGCCGACGACAAGGAAATCGCCAGCAACAGCTCCAATCTCGATGATTCAATCGTCGCCGTTGACAAAGCTAGTGAATATGTTTCTATGGGAGAGCCCGACATTTCGTTTTTTGGTTGCGACGGCGAAGATGATAAAACCAGTGCTGATTATTACTTCGATTCTTACTCTCACTTCG GTATTCATGAA GAAATGCTTAAAGATGTAGTGCGAACCAAGACATATCAAAATGTTATTTATCGGAATAAGTTTCTATTCCAGAACAAAGTAGTTCTTGACGTGGGAGCTGGGACTGGAATTTTGTCCCTGTTTTGTGCAAAAGCAGGGGCGGCACATGTTTATGCT GTTGAATGCTCCCATATGGCTGACATGGCTAAACAAATTGTTGAAACAAATGGCTTGCCTGATGGtgaa GATTTTAACTCCATCATCATGTCAAGCTCTCTTGAGCAGTTTACTTCCTTATTATTTCGTGTGGTGAACGGGCTGggccttttaaatttatttttactcttGCTCATCAAAGCAAAACTTTTGTTGGGTTCTTATAAGCTACATTCTTTACAATCAAAGTTCTTATTCCTTCACCCGTGTCAGGTTGATGATGGAGTTGTGCTACCAGATGAAGCTTCTCTTTACTTGACAGCAATTGAGGATGCCGAGTACAAAGACGACAAGATCGAAT TTTGGAATAATGTTTATGGCTTTGACATGAGTTGTATAAAAAAGCAAGCTATGATGGAACCTCTTGTTGACACGGTTGACCAGAaacaaattgtaacaaattgcCACCTTCTCAAG ACAATGGATATTTCTAAGATGGTTCTTGGGGATGCTTCTTTCACTGCACCTTTCAAGCTTATTGCAGAGCGTGATGATTACATCCATGCTTTCGTtgcatattttgatgttttgtttaCCAAATGCCACAAATTGATGGGTTTCTCTACAG GACCAAGATCGCGAGCTACCCATTGGAAGCAAACAGTCCTATATCTAGAGGATGTGTTAACCATCTGTGAAGGGGAGACAATAATTGGGAGCATGACTGTTGCACCAAACAAGAAGAATCCCCGAGACGTTGATATAATGGTTAAATATTCATTGAGCGGACGACGTTGTGTGGTTTCGAGAGTTCAATTCTATAAGATGCGCTGA
- the LOC107921492 gene encoding uncharacterized protein: MSNEHVEDVDQEMYIRDRELDETESATPGVNPLAGTVPATISTPTTRRAPIKELRKYGATEFLGLKGIDPSTAENWMESTKRVLQQLECTPRESLICAVSLLQGEAYLWWESVIRHLPTEYVTWDLFQKEFQKKYVGELYIEDKRQEFLMLKQGNLSVVDYEREFSRLSRYAFEFIPTEADSCKRFLRGLRDEIRVQLVSHRITEFVDLVERAKMVEQVLGLDKKPEIARSTGKRAGITISSPLPKRSREFRDSWKSSFRSDRGDKNRGKQTAVSAGSVKGPSRNIDIPDCEHCGKKHLGECWRITRRCFRCGSTDHFIRDCQKNEGALPAASQRSVSTARGRGSGRGSSLLRGGNIRRSSDIAIQQSEVKVPARAYVVRTREEGDAHDVVTANKENEASASKGKEKIVEE, encoded by the exons atGTCGAATGAACACGTGGAAGATGTAGATCAAGAAATGTATATCAGAGATAGAGAATTGGATGAAACAGAATCAGCTACACCGGGTGTAAATCCATTAG CGGGAACTGTACCTGCTACGATATCTACTCCTACTACTAGACGGGCCCCAATCAAAGAATTACGAAAATACGGTGCTACTGAATTTTTGGGTTTGAAGGGAATTGATCCATCCACTGCAGAGAATTGGATGGAATCAACTAAACGAGTTCTACAGCAATTAGAATGTACCCCCCGAGAGAGCTTGATCTGTGCTGTTTCTCTACTGCAAGGAGAAGCCTATTTGTGGTGGGAATCTGTAATACGACATCTGCCTACAGAATATGTGACATGGGAtttatttcaaaaagaatttcagaagaaatatgtTGGGGAGCTGTATATTGAAGATAAGAGGCAGGAGTTTTtgatgttgaaacaaggtaaCCTGTCTGTTGTAGATTATGAACGTGAATTTTCCAGACTCAGCCGATATGCTTTTGAGTTTATACCGACAGAGGCTGATAGTTGTAAAAGGTTTCTTCGGGGTTTGAGAGATGAGATCAGGGTACAGCTGGTGTCACATCGAATTACAGAATTTGTAGATTTAGTAGAGAGAGCGAAGATGGTTGAGCAGGTGTTGGGTTTGGATAAAAAGCCTGAGATAGCTAGATCGACTGGGAAACGAGCTGGCATTACTATTTCAAGTCCTCTACCGAAAAGATCCCGAGAATTCAGAGACAGTTGGAAGTCAAGTTTCAGATCAGATCGAGGAGATAAAAATCGAGGCAAACAGACTGCTGTTTCTGCCGGTAGTGTAAAAGGACCTTCACGAAATATTGATATCCCCGACTGTGAACACTGTGGAAAGAAGCATTTGGGCGAATGTTGGAGGATAACCCGACGATGCTTTCGATGCGGGTCTACAGATCATTTCATCCGGGATTGTCAAAAAAATGAAGGTGCTTTACCTGCAGCATCTCAGAGATCAGTATCTACTGCTAGAGGCAGAGGGTCAGGTAGAGGTAGTTCACTCTTAAGGGGAGGAAATATTAGGAGGAGCAGTGATATAGCTATTCAACAGTCTGAAGTGAAAGTACCCGCCAGAGCTTATGTTGTCAGAACACGGGAAGAAGGCGACGCCCATGATGTAGTAACAG ctaacaaggaaaacgAGGCATCAGCatctaaaggaaaagaaaagatcgttgaggagtaa